In Thermococcus sp. MV5, the genomic window CCTGTCTTATATAAAAACCTTTGAGAGAGTCCTCATTAAGCATTAAAAAATCTTTTAATGCAATCTTATACTGCAAGAGGTATTTCTCCTTCTCTTCAGAGGGTAGTTCTTCATGTAAACTTTTTTCAAGTATGGTTCTGTCTTTTCTGGGAAGTTCATCTGTCTGCACTTTTTCCATGGGTAATGCTAGTCCCTCAAAATTTCTCGACTTTTCTATCTTTGCTAGGTAGATTCTCAAATTTGCTTCTTTAACAAGTTCCATCTCTAAACCATATGGAGAAAAGGCTAACGCCCCCAACAGAGCATAGAAGCTTATCAAGTCCTTCCATTCATCAAGTCTCAGAACATGTTGAGGAATTTTCTCACTTTTCAACCATTTAACCCGTTCTAATACTATGTCTATACCAATATAATTCGGAATAACCTCTAATAGATCATTAATACTTCCAAATTCTTTTAATATCTCCTGAGCACGTTTTCCAAACGGATCTAACATCCATCCACCTTCTATTAATGCTCACATTAGAATAAAACTCTTTTGTTGCCTAGGCTTATAAAAAACAATTAAAATATTGGAAATATTCCAATGAGTGTTGCCAAATATGAGTAAATTTCCAAAAACCTTATATTCTTAATATTAAATAACTTTAATAGTTAGAAACAAATTAACTTAACTGCAAGGTGGGAATTATGAGCAGCTTATTTCCAACTAAAAGAGTTAAAAGTGGGATACCGGGGTTTGATGATTTAATAGGAGGAGGTTTCCCCGAAGAGTCCACCGTCCTTATCACAGGGAGTACTGGTACAGGGAAAACAACATTCGTCGCCCAATATATCTACAAAGGAGCAGAGGAATATGGAGAACCCGGTGTTTTTGTTACATTAGAAGAGAGAGCCAAAGATATTAGGAGAGAAATGGGCCAATTCGGATGGGATCTTGAGAAATTTGAAAAACAAGGTCTCATAGCCATAGTGGATGGCGTTAGCTCTATTTCTGGTATTCCCTCTGAGGAAAAATTTGTACTAGAGGACACTATAAATGTTGACAGCTTTTTAAGATACATATATCGTGTTGTTAAAGCAATAAATGCAAAAAGACTCGTCATTGACTCAATTCCCTCAATAGCATTCAGACTCCAAGATGAAAGAGAAATTAGAGGGGTTTTATTAAAACTCAACACAATTCTCCTTGAGATGGGAGTGACGACTCTTCTAACAACTGAGGCTCCTGATCCTAAAGGAGGTAAAATTAGTAAATATGGAATAGAGGAATACATTTCTAGAGGCGTTGTCCTTCTTGATCTTCAAGAGAAGAACATAGAACTAAAGAGATACCTACTAGTGAGGAAGATGCGTGGTACCAGACATTCAATGAGGAAATACCCCTTCGAAATAACTAACAAAGGAGTCGTGGTCTATCCAAGTGGAGAGATTTATTAAGGAGGGAGTTTTAATTGAATCCATACCACAATCCACTAGCCAGATCAGAGCTAGAAGAGAAAGTCGAGCGCATTCCTACAAACATCATTGACCCATTGTTAATGGGAGGCATTCCACGGGGTAGCGTTGTTCTCCTCATAGGAGATCCCAAATCAGGAAAAACAACATTTATAAGTCAGTTTATATATAATCAGCTAATTTCCGGAGCTAATGTAATCAGTCTCCTTGTAGACATCCCTCGTTATGAATTCATAAGTAATGCCCTAGATTTCGGGTGGAATCTTATTACCCATCTAAATGAAAAGCTACACCTTTTAGATGCGTACACTCAGAGAATCCGGGGAGGCCCTAAGTTTTCCTTTACTGAAGAAGCAATTCCCGATATTAGGGATACCAGTCAAATAATAGACATAATTAAAGACACTACAACAAGGATTCTCTTAAATAATCCACACAATGAAGAACCTCTCACAGTGGGGATAATCTCATCTCTAACTCCCATGTTCTTTGAGACCGAAAAAAAAGAGATATACAAATTTTTAGAAGACTTAAAGGCATTTTCTCACAAGAACAAACAGGTGTGGATAATAGAAATGAACTCCGGCGTGGAAGAACCTCAAGTGGAGACGATCATTAAAGCAATAGTGGATGGAATAATTGAAATGAGGCTCTTTGAAGAAAATCACACACTTCAAAGATATCTCAGAGTCTACGGGATGAGAAGAACCAGACATCTCCTTTCGTGGGTCCCTTACGACATAACTGACAAGGGGATTGTTCTTAAACTCGAATAAGTATTCATCTACTTCGCCCATTATTTTGCTTTTTAAGTCAGCTGACGACATAAAATATAACATAGCCCTAGAGGAAGAGCCAAAAATAGAAAATATCCTTGTTTTCACTCTCGATGCTGATAGAATAATGGATATAATGAGCCTTTTCTTAAGTCCCAATCTTGACAGGGAGGGCAAAATCTTAATTGTGCAAACGTATTTGGAGGGAAATCCGTGAAGCATATGACATCTCCCTTTTTTCAAACCTCGCCCTTTGGGATGGAGAGGAGGTCAAATATCATTATTAGGCTAAAGAGATACAACTTAGAGCCGTTCTATAAACGCTTCTGCTTTTTCTGAAACTCTTATCCTCACATATGAAGAATCCAACCCTAAAAAATTTTCTCCGCTCACAGTTAAAACTCCCCTTTGAAGCAAGTAATTATACGTGTCAATACCCTTTTTACTAGCGAGTAGAATTGGAACACTAATTTCAGTTTTTGCAACATTAAAGCCTACTTTCTTCAAGTGATCTATTATCTTTCTTTTTTCCTTTGAAATCTTCTTTATGCTCTCTTTAAGAAACTCTGGATGCTCCAGAACCTTTAGTGCTATCTTCTCCGCCAAGGTGCTAACTTGGAATGGTAGATTTACCTTAGAATACAGCTCCCTAAGCTCCATTCCCTTTATTACAACATATCCAATTCTCAAGTTCGCCAATCCTAATCCTTTCGAAAATGATCTTACAACCATGAGGTTTGGATAGTTCAAATTTATTGCCGAGTTCTTTTTATCCACAAAATCCCCATAAGCCTCATCAACAACCACAATAACATCTTTGCTTGCGGCTTTCTTTACTATCTCCTCAATACTATCCAGTGGGATCACTTGACCAGTGGGATTGTTTGGGTTGTCTATGTAAATCAACACATGTTCATATTTTATCTTTTCAATAAGCTCATCCGGGCTGAATTCAAAGTCATTCTCTTCTTTAAGTGCCACGTAGTCGTATATTCCACCCATAATTTTAACCTCAGTTATATACTCTTGGAACTGTGGAACGTAGCCTAGCACGTGAGAGCCTTGAGATATTGCAAACTTGTTTATTTTCTCCAAGCACCCCATAGAACCGACTCCAATGAAAACCTCGTTTTTGCTAAACGCTCCTCCCCAATACTCAACTAGAGTTTCTCTTAAGACGTCATTATATGGAGAAGGATATTTTGAAAGATTAGTGCTTTCTAACTTTATTTCTTTTAAAATTTCTTTGGGAAAACCATAAGGGTTCGTGCCGAGAGAACAATCTAAAAGGTTCATAGGAAGATTTTCTTTAACATAACTTTCTCTCTCAACTTCAAAAAGACTTTTTCTAAATTTTGCTTCAAAGATCATTTCTACCCTCCCCAAAAAATAGAGAAATTGGAGTACGCTATTTTAGGTTTGTTCCATTTCCTCCAGTGAGTTTAAGTAATGTGCGTAGTCAGCTAAAGCCTTTACTACTTTTGCAGCTTTTTGGATGGACAAGTACACGGGAATACCATTTTCTTCAAAAACCTTGACATTGCTAAACTCCTTTCCAAATACATTGACCACGACGAGAGGTTTTTTATATTTCTTGACAAGATCGGCTATTTCTTTGGCTATGGCATCCTCCTTGGGTATTAGAAATGGCAGGTTGGATATCCTACCAAAATTTCCATAGCCTAGAAGCATTAGTATGTCAAAATTCTCATCCCTCATTAAGAGTTCTACGGCAGTCTTAAAGGGTTCTGGATCTACAGTAGCCACGAGATCCATAGGATTTCTCCTGTTCCAGAAAGGAGGTAAAATCTTATCCATCTCTTTAACTACATGTTCGGGAAGTGAGGGTAATTTGAGTCCTAAGCTTTCGAGAGCATCAGAGGCTTCCACGCACCATCCTCCACCGGCAGATATAACTCCAACCCTATCGCCTTTCGGTAGTGGAAGATTGGCAAATGCTAGAGCTATGTTAAACATGTCATCAAACTCATAGACCCTGATAACCCCGTATTTCTTAAACACCACATCGTAGAGTTCATCTCTACCTGCTACAGCTGCAGTATGTGATGTAGCTGCTCTGGCGCCACTTGAAGTACGCCCTAGCTTCATGACTATTAAAGGCTTCTTCGACGTATAGTATTCCAGTACTTTCATAAACTTCCTACCATCCTTGACTCCTTCAATATACGCTATAGTGACTCTGGTT contains:
- a CDS encoding RAD55 family ATPase, with product MNPYHNPLARSELEEKVERIPTNIIDPLLMGGIPRGSVVLLIGDPKSGKTTFISQFIYNQLISGANVISLLVDIPRYEFISNALDFGWNLITHLNEKLHLLDAYTQRIRGGPKFSFTEEAIPDIRDTSQIIDIIKDTTTRILLNNPHNEEPLTVGIISSLTPMFFETEKKEIYKFLEDLKAFSHKNKQVWIIEMNSGVEEPQVETIIKAIVDGIIEMRLFEENHTLQRYLRVYGMRRTRHLLSWVPYDITDKGIVLKLE
- a CDS encoding ATPase domain-containing protein; this encodes MSSLFPTKRVKSGIPGFDDLIGGGFPEESTVLITGSTGTGKTTFVAQYIYKGAEEYGEPGVFVTLEERAKDIRREMGQFGWDLEKFEKQGLIAIVDGVSSISGIPSEEKFVLEDTINVDSFLRYIYRVVKAINAKRLVIDSIPSIAFRLQDEREIRGVLLKLNTILLEMGVTTLLTTEAPDPKGGKISKYGIEEYISRGVVLLDLQEKNIELKRYLLVRKMRGTRHSMRKYPFEITNKGVVVYPSGEIY
- a CDS encoding histidinol-phosphate transaminase → MIFEAKFRKSLFEVERESYVKENLPMNLLDCSLGTNPYGFPKEILKEIKLESTNLSKYPSPYNDVLRETLVEYWGGAFSKNEVFIGVGSMGCLEKINKFAISQGSHVLGYVPQFQEYITEVKIMGGIYDYVALKEENDFEFSPDELIEKIKYEHVLIYIDNPNNPTGQVIPLDSIEEIVKKAASKDVIVVVDEAYGDFVDKKNSAINLNYPNLMVVRSFSKGLGLANLRIGYVVIKGMELRELYSKVNLPFQVSTLAEKIALKVLEHPEFLKESIKKISKEKRKIIDHLKKVGFNVAKTEISVPILLASKKGIDTYNYLLQRGVLTVSGENFLGLDSSYVRIRVSEKAEAFIERL
- a CDS encoding acetate--CoA ligase family protein; its protein translation is MNKFDIDNLKYLFEPKSIAVIGASRDPKAWGHVILKNLIDYGFEGRIYPVNPKTESLLGLKCYPDIRAISEDVDLAIIVVPAKMVPIVMEACVEKGVKVAVIITAGFSETGPEGEKLEKKVLEIARKGGIRIVGPNCMGFFVAKSKLNAAFTAIAPKPGKIAFISQSGAFAGTMMYWATMKDIGFSAAISVGNQADLELSDYLMYLADDETTRVTIAYIEGVKDGRKFMKVLEYYTSKKPLIVMKLGRTSSGARAATSHTAAVAGRDELYDVVFKKYGVIRVYEFDDMFNIALAFANLPLPKGDRVGVISAGGGWCVEASDALESLGLKLPSLPEHVVKEMDKILPPFWNRRNPMDLVATVDPEPFKTAVELLMRDENFDILMLLGYGNFGRISNLPFLIPKEDAIAKEIADLVKKYKKPLVVVNVFGKEFSNVKVFEENGIPVYLSIQKAAKVVKALADYAHYLNSLEEMEQT